A region from the Candidatus Thiothrix putei genome encodes:
- a CDS encoding DUF1015 domain-containing protein, whose protein sequence is MNLISPFKGLRPAPGRAAEVIAPPYDVLNSAEARQQAAGKPWSFLHISKPEIDLPEDTDPYSAAVYAKAAENLARTVEAGLLVRDEQPCYYAYRLIMNGHTQTGLVAGASVADYDTNRIRKHEFTRPVKEDDRVCQIDAVNAQTGPVLLVYPNAPAVDAILAAAAQAEPALDVTADDGIQHTLWVIDEADSITQLTAAFNAMHALYIADGHHRSAAASRIAKMRNNQQGSDYFLSVIFPAHEMKIFDYNRVIKDLNGLDPTQFLAAIEEHFALEPSAMPVKPDAPGVFGMYMDKQWFKLTLNPELMPNDDPVARLDVSRLARYLIEPILGISDPRRDDRIDFVGGIRGLAGLEKRVDSGEMAVAFSLFATSMQDLMAVADNNDVMPPKSTWFEPKLADGVVSYLLD, encoded by the coding sequence ATGAATCTGATTTCGCCATTCAAAGGTTTACGCCCTGCTCCGGGTCGGGCTGCCGAAGTTATTGCGCCACCGTATGATGTATTGAACTCCGCTGAAGCACGGCAGCAAGCCGCCGGTAAGCCGTGGAGCTTTTTGCATATTTCCAAGCCAGAGATTGATCTGCCTGAGGATACTGACCCGTACAGCGCTGCTGTGTATGCCAAAGCAGCGGAAAACTTAGCGCGTACTGTTGAGGCGGGATTGCTGGTGCGGGATGAGCAGCCGTGTTATTACGCCTATCGCCTGATTATGAATGGGCATACGCAAACCGGTTTGGTGGCGGGTGCATCGGTGGCTGATTACGACACCAACCGGATTCGCAAGCACGAATTCACCCGCCCGGTGAAGGAAGACGATCGGGTGTGCCAGATTGATGCGGTGAATGCGCAAACCGGTCCGGTGTTGCTGGTTTACCCGAATGCACCAGCGGTCGATGCGATTCTTGCAGCGGCTGCGCAAGCTGAGCCTGCATTGGATGTCACCGCAGATGACGGTATTCAACATACCCTGTGGGTCATTGATGAAGCTGACAGTATTACGCAACTGACGGCTGCCTTTAATGCCATGCACGCGCTGTACATTGCTGATGGGCATCACCGTTCGGCAGCAGCTTCGCGGATTGCGAAGATGCGTAATAATCAGCAAGGGTCGGATTATTTCTTATCGGTAATATTCCCTGCACACGAGATGAAAATCTTTGACTACAACCGCGTGATTAAGGATTTAAATGGTTTAGACCCCACCCAGTTCCTTGCTGCTATTGAAGAACATTTTGCGCTGGAACCTTCCGCTATGCCGGTGAAACCAGACGCCCCCGGTGTCTTTGGCATGTACATGGATAAGCAGTGGTTTAAACTGACGCTAAATCCTGAATTGATGCCCAATGATGACCCAGTAGCACGTTTGGATGTCAGCCGTTTGGCGCGTTATTTGATTGAACCCATCTTGGGGATTAGCGACCCGCGCCGTGATGACAGGATTGATTTTGTGGGTGGGATTCGTGGTTTGGCGGGTTTGGAAAAACGGGTGGATAGCGGTGAAATGGCAGTGGCTTTTTCGCTGTTTGCGACCAGTATGCAAGACCTGATGGCGGTGGCGGATAACAACGATGTGATGCCACCGAAATCCACCTGGTTTGAGCCGAAACTGGCGGATGGTGTGGTTTCTTACTTGTTGGATTAA
- a CDS encoding type II toxin-antitoxin system ChpB family toxin, whose protein sequence is MVKRSGFERGDIVRVSFNPTVGREMQGDMRPALVLSTREFNNTVGTALVAPITQGGNLARVAGFAVPLMGSGTETQGVILVSAVRTLDLVGRGARCIETAPDSIVDEVLEILAGIIE, encoded by the coding sequence ATGGTAAAGCGTAGCGGATTTGAGCGCGGTGACATTGTGAGGGTAAGTTTTAACCCGACAGTGGGGCGGGAAATGCAGGGCGATATGCGACCCGCGTTAGTGCTTTCAACCCGTGAGTTCAATAACACCGTTGGTACTGCTTTGGTAGCGCCGATCACCCAAGGCGGCAATCTTGCACGGGTAGCGGGTTTCGCTGTGCCATTGATGGGCAGTGGAACGGAAACACAGGGCGTTATTTTGGTTAGTGCGGTGCGTACCCTTGACCTCGTGGGCAGAGGGGCAAGGTGCATAGAAACGGCACCTGATAGCATTGTTGATGAAGTGCTTGAAATACTCGCTGGCATTATTGAGTAA
- a CDS encoding AbrB/MazE/SpoVT family DNA-binding domain-containing protein, which produces MTTATLRTVGNSVAVVIPKQWLTLLGLEAGAKVELSLDDGKLTLQPKTAARRKKYKLADLLAKCDPSAPIPTAVTEWDNMPAVGNEVW; this is translated from the coding sequence ATGACCACCGCCACACTACGCACCGTCGGTAATTCCGTCGCTGTGGTAATCCCCAAACAATGGTTAACCCTGCTAGGGCTGGAAGCAGGTGCAAAAGTAGAACTGAGTCTCGACGACGGCAAGCTCACGCTACAGCCAAAAACGGCGGCTAGACGTAAAAAGTACAAACTAGCGGACTTGTTAGCCAAGTGTGACCCATCCGCGCCTATCCCAACAGCCGTAACCGAATGGGACAACATGCCAGCGGTAGGGAATGAAGTATGGTAA
- a CDS encoding integrase arm-type DNA-binding domain-containing protein, producing MERKLRDSKVKNAKTKSDGQPNILTDGGGLYLYVTPKGKHWRFSYRYDNKRQTLSIGSYPEISLEQARELHRQARAQLARGIKPNNHRHTSSKVNTFQAITAEWLNRGKSGWSDGYVERMESWFRRDVFPAIGAMDISEVNPSDIIRILQKIEARGAGDSARRVKQSINQVFRYAVTLGLSNRNPATDIDTRIILKPLVSKHFAAITEPLKVGQLLRDMANYQGSFVVRCALQLSALVMLRPGELRAAEWEEIDLEAAIWTIEVRRMKAPTHIKQANQSKHVIPLSMQAVAILQELQPLTGRFKYVFPSARGASRCMSENAVRAALRTMGYDNDTMTAHGFRGMASSLLNELGFNPDAIERQLAHKETNKIRAAYNRAQYMEERTRMMQAWADYLDQLRTGGQVIPFKTKVK from the coding sequence ATGGAAAGAAAGCTAAGAGATTCAAAGGTTAAGAACGCAAAAACCAAATCAGATGGACAACCTAACATTCTTACTGATGGGGGAGGGCTTTACTTGTACGTCACGCCAAAAGGTAAACACTGGCGTTTCTCGTACCGTTACGATAACAAACGCCAAACCCTATCCATCGGCAGTTATCCTGAAATCAGCTTAGAACAAGCCCGCGAACTGCACCGGCAAGCACGGGCGCAACTGGCTAGGGGAATCAAACCTAACAACCACAGGCATACCTCAAGCAAGGTAAACACTTTCCAAGCCATCACCGCAGAATGGTTAAACCGTGGTAAATCAGGCTGGTCAGATGGTTATGTTGAACGCATGGAAAGCTGGTTTAGACGTGATGTTTTCCCAGCCATAGGCGCAATGGACATCAGCGAGGTTAACCCAAGCGACATTATTAGAATTCTCCAAAAGATAGAAGCAAGGGGAGCTGGCGATAGCGCCCGACGGGTGAAACAGTCCATTAACCAAGTATTTCGGTACGCCGTCACATTGGGACTTAGCAACCGTAACCCGGCTACTGACATAGATACCCGCATAATCCTAAAACCACTGGTTAGCAAACACTTTGCTGCGATCACGGAGCCGCTCAAGGTCGGGCAACTGTTGCGGGATATGGCGAATTATCAAGGCTCGTTTGTGGTGCGGTGTGCTTTGCAACTTTCAGCCCTGGTGATGTTAAGACCGGGGGAATTACGGGCGGCGGAATGGGAGGAAATCGACCTTGAAGCTGCTATATGGACAATCGAAGTTAGGCGCATGAAAGCCCCCACCCACATTAAGCAGGCTAACCAGTCAAAGCACGTTATCCCGCTATCCATGCAGGCGGTAGCGATCTTGCAAGAATTGCAACCACTGACAGGGCGGTTTAAATACGTGTTCCCCAGTGCCAGAGGTGCAAGCCGCTGTATGAGTGAAAACGCAGTACGAGCAGCCTTACGAACCATGGGATACGACAACGACACCATGACCGCGCACGGATTCAGGGGCATGGCATCCAGCTTGCTAAACGAACTAGGGTTTAACCCTGATGCGATTGAACGCCAACTGGCACACAAGGAAACCAACAAAATCAGGGCGGCATACAACCGGGCGCAATACATGGAAGAACGAACCAGAATGATGCAGGCGTGGGCAGACTACCTAGATCAACTGAGGACGGGTGGGCAGGTGATACCCTTTAAAACCAAGGTAAAATAG
- the lepB gene encoding signal peptidase I has product MQTDATSVTKPRKPLLAVLMSALLPGLGQLYNGEFHKAVWLFLGFALLTVPAIAVVALYLPVSWTSPTLFIGLVLLIALWIYGVINAWRRARQQPDYVPKNWQSGGIYLLVFLVCSVIALPLLSAQIRQHAVESMLVPSSSMEPNVLKLDMIFVDKRYNRIGATQGIKRGDIAVFIYPNARNTYYIKRIIGLPGEKVSIKGAEVFINGKPLRLRTQPTTDGLLVTETDGTTSWQVFWNNKKQQLPQTELHIPPGQVFVLGDNRTDSNDSRFFGTVPLQDVVGKARQVWFSAQGNQVRWERLGKLLH; this is encoded by the coding sequence ATGCAAACCGATGCCACGTCAGTCACCAAACCCCGCAAACCGCTATTAGCCGTGCTCATGTCCGCCCTCCTGCCGGGTTTAGGGCAACTTTATAACGGCGAATTCCACAAAGCCGTCTGGTTGTTCCTAGGGTTCGCGTTGCTAACCGTACCGGCGATTGCCGTCGTTGCTTTGTACTTGCCAGTGAGTTGGACATCACCCACCCTGTTTATTGGTCTGGTTTTACTGATTGCTCTCTGGATTTATGGCGTAATAAATGCGTGGCGTCGCGCTCGCCAACAACCCGATTACGTACCGAAAAACTGGCAAAGTGGTGGTATTTATCTCTTGGTATTTTTGGTGTGCAGTGTCATTGCACTGCCGCTATTGAGTGCGCAAATTCGGCAACACGCCGTAGAGAGCATGTTAGTCCCCTCCTCCAGCATGGAACCGAATGTGCTGAAACTTGATATGATTTTCGTCGACAAGCGTTATAACCGTATCGGTGCAACGCAAGGGATCAAGCGTGGTGACATTGCCGTATTCATTTACCCTAACGCCCGCAACACCTATTACATCAAGCGCATCATCGGTTTGCCGGGGGAAAAGGTCAGCATCAAAGGCGCGGAAGTCTTTATCAATGGTAAACCGTTGCGTTTACGCACCCAACCCACCACCGATGGTTTATTGGTAACAGAAACCGATGGAACAACAAGCTGGCAGGTCTTCTGGAACAATAAGAAACAGCAATTACCGCAGACAGAATTGCACATCCCACCGGGGCAAGTATTTGTATTGGGAGATAACCGTACCGATAGCAACGATTCACGCTTTTTTGGTACAGTCCCCTTGCAAGATGTGGTCGGTAAAGCCCGCCAAGTCTGGTTCTCTGCGCAAGGCAATCAAGTACGTTGGGAACGCCTCGGCAAACTGTTACATTAG
- a CDS encoding mechanosensitive ion channel produces MNNLLIMFAHLWRYLLLLTLLALPLPANADEFAAERLDALSAQLSVAETAFRQQTRQDISKLDNLTTTAANLEQSAKTCITQQEQQQTQTQQAMDSLGEATTDEDADVKRKRKELTEQKQQIEKTLSQCRLISLRATTLLIETRQARQTLLKQQLFAHSASVFDYAQVILLEPGIWKTEINGMLHTFGNLPLHRNNVWMALLYGVAGLVAGMFWSIQKRRQYRETLPPIHATSPTLAAVWISLLRFLPYTLFTGLTSLSLYFSPPGVPIILQLMQMLLLFSLSYGVMHSLLRRAVQVEGVVPPNQRTGHKLYFWARLLIITTLIGTIFHSPLLDSATQASTDPSHLVGLIRIAIGTVVGFSLARLIWLMSDHFLFIQRIRLHWLAAGTLVIAVLSLYAGYRNFAVFLFSGVFGTLFLLLAAWLLLKIPTEIFDGLDAGATPWQQRLRQQLGLRNNQLVPGLLWVRLTNTLVVSGVALILSLRLWGMPEQNFTLLLTQLANGIQLGGFTLEPLRIVSGLLILALLVSLTHVFKKNLAESWLRRTTLSRGAREAITTVSGYAGILFAILIGLSVAGIQFENLAIIAGALSVGIGFGLQNIVNNFVSGLILLFERPIRRGDWISVGTAEGYVRDISIRSTTIQTFDRSDIIVPNSQIISGQVTNMMLNDNFGRVIIPVNVAYGADTERVMAVLQEAANAHPLVLKDRSDMKINVFFRSFGDHALQFQLRCFIRDIETKARVTSDLNLTIDKALRQQEIPMPFTRSEPYTWSGKTVKSQDLS; encoded by the coding sequence ATGAACAACTTGCTTATTATGTTTGCACACCTCTGGCGTTATTTGCTCCTGCTAACCCTGCTGGCCTTACCGCTACCGGCTAACGCTGATGAGTTTGCTGCTGAACGTTTAGATGCACTCAGCGCCCAACTGAGTGTCGCTGAAACCGCGTTTCGGCAACAAACCCGCCAAGACATCAGCAAACTCGACAACCTGACCACCACCGCCGCCAATTTGGAACAAAGCGCCAAAACCTGCATCACCCAACAGGAACAACAGCAAACCCAAACCCAACAAGCGATGGATAGCTTGGGTGAAGCCACCACCGACGAAGATGCCGACGTTAAACGCAAACGCAAAGAACTGACCGAGCAAAAGCAGCAAATTGAAAAAACCTTATCCCAATGCCGCTTGATCAGCCTCCGCGCCACTACCTTATTAATCGAAACACGCCAAGCCCGACAAACATTGCTCAAACAACAACTGTTTGCGCACAGTGCTTCGGTGTTTGACTATGCACAGGTCATTCTGCTGGAGCCGGGAATCTGGAAAACAGAAATTAATGGCATGTTGCACACTTTCGGTAATCTGCCCCTACACCGCAATAATGTGTGGATGGCACTGCTGTATGGTGTAGCAGGGCTGGTTGCTGGCATGTTCTGGAGTATTCAGAAACGACGGCAATACCGCGAAACCTTACCCCCGATTCATGCTACTAGCCCTACCCTAGCAGCAGTGTGGATTAGCTTGTTACGCTTTCTGCCGTATACCTTGTTTACGGGATTAACCTCGCTATCGTTATACTTTTCGCCACCAGGTGTGCCGATTATTTTGCAGTTGATGCAAATGTTACTGTTATTTAGTTTGAGCTACGGTGTCATGCATTCGTTACTACGCCGTGCCGTACAGGTCGAAGGAGTGGTTCCCCCCAACCAACGCACCGGACACAAACTGTACTTTTGGGCGCGTCTGCTGATTATCACAACGCTAATTGGGACTATTTTTCATTCACCCTTACTCGACTCTGCCACACAAGCCAGTACCGACCCCAGTCATTTAGTCGGGTTGATACGCATCGCCATTGGCACGGTTGTTGGATTTTCACTGGCTCGCCTGATTTGGCTGATGTCTGATCATTTTTTGTTTATCCAGCGTATCCGCTTGCATTGGCTGGCAGCCGGAACATTGGTCATTGCCGTGCTTAGCCTGTACGCGGGTTATCGCAATTTTGCGGTGTTCTTGTTTAGCGGGGTGTTTGGCACGTTGTTTTTGTTATTAGCCGCCTGGTTATTGCTCAAAATTCCCACCGAAATATTTGACGGTTTGGATGCAGGCGCAACACCTTGGCAACAACGCTTACGCCAACAACTAGGGCTAAGAAACAACCAGCTTGTACCGGGGTTATTATGGGTACGGCTGACCAATACCTTAGTGGTTTCCGGGGTCGCCTTGATTCTGTCACTGCGCCTGTGGGGGATGCCGGAACAAAACTTCACACTGTTGCTCACGCAACTGGCTAACGGCATCCAGCTAGGTGGTTTCACCTTAGAACCGCTACGCATTGTGAGTGGTTTGCTGATCTTAGCCTTGTTAGTCAGCCTCACCCATGTATTCAAAAAGAATCTGGCAGAAAGCTGGCTGCGGCGCACTACCCTGAGCCGGGGAGCGCGGGAAGCCATTACGACGGTTTCGGGTTACGCGGGTATTTTATTCGCCATTTTGATTGGCTTGTCGGTAGCAGGCATCCAGTTTGAAAATCTGGCGATTATTGCGGGAGCATTATCGGTCGGTATCGGTTTTGGCTTGCAAAACATCGTCAATAATTTCGTATCTGGGTTGATTTTGCTGTTTGAACGCCCGATCCGGCGCGGTGATTGGATCAGCGTAGGCACAGCGGAAGGCTATGTGCGGGATATTAGCATTCGCTCCACCACCATCCAAACCTTTGATCGTTCTGACATTATTGTACCAAACTCGCAAATCATTTCCGGGCAAGTCACCAATATGATGCTGAATGATAATTTCGGCAGGGTGATTATTCCCGTCAATGTGGCTTACGGTGCTGACACCGAACGTGTCATGGCGGTATTGCAAGAAGCGGCTAATGCACACCCGTTGGTATTGAAAGATCGTAGTGATATGAAAATCAACGTATTCTTTCGGTCATTTGGCGATCATGCGCTACAGTTTCAATTACGCTGCTTTATTCGTGACATTGAAACCAAAGCCAGAGTCACCAGCGACTTGAACTTAACGATTGATAAAGCGCTACGTCAACAAGAAATACCCATGCCATTTACCCGCAGCGAACCGTATACATGGTCAGGAAAAACTGTCAAATCGCAGGATTTAAGCTAG